A DNA window from Onychostoma macrolepis isolate SWU-2019 chromosome 13, ASM1243209v1, whole genome shotgun sequence contains the following coding sequences:
- the LOC131552044 gene encoding gastrula zinc finger protein XlCGF8.2DB-like, with protein sequence MAFIKEESEDMKIEEAFRVKQEDTEEQTDLMALKDESEELTEMEEKDQKLDFVFGEKSTKTKKASTRKRGQKNEYNSYVTCHQCGKRLTNKQNLDVHMRIHNGEKPFTCQQCGKSFTQKQNLKVHLRLHTGEKPYTCTQCGQGFTHKGNLNAHMKIHKGENPYSCKLCRKSFSRKESLNAHMRSHTGEKPFICGQCGKGLRCKETLNCHMRIHSGENCLTCHQCGKSFSHKRSLNTHIIIHTGEKPFTCPQCGKCFTLKGNLKTHMRLHTGEKPYKCLQCKKSFTYQRDLKRHLQIHSENKLRV encoded by the exons ATGGcttttattaaagaggagagtgaagacatgaagattgaagaagcattcagagtcaaacaagaagatactgaggaacaaacag ACCTAATGGCACTGAAAGATGAGAGTGAAGAACTGACTGAAATGGAAGAGAAAGACCAGAAACTTGATTTCGTGTTTGGAGAAAAATCCACAAAGACTAAGAAGGCTTCGACACGAAAAAGAGGTCAGAAGAACGAATATAACAGCTATGTCACTTgccatcagtgtggaaagagacTGACTAACAAACAAAACCTTGATGTCCACATGAGAATACACAATGGAGAGAAGCCTTttacctgccaacagtgtggaaaaagttttactcaaaaacaaaaccttaAAGTCCACTTAAgacttcacactggagagaagccttacacatgcactcagtgtggaCAAGGTTTTACACATAAAGGAAACCTTAATGCCCACATGAAAATCCACAAAGGAGAGAACCCTTACAGCTGCAAACTGTGTAGGAAGAGCTTCTCACGAAAAGAAAGTCTTAATGCCCACATGAGaagtcacactggagagaagccattcATATGTGGTCAGTGTGGAAAGGGTTTGAGATGTAAAGAAACTCTTAATTGCCACATGAGGATTCATTCAGGAGAGAACTGCCTTACATGTCatcaatgtggaaagagtttcagtcaTAAAAGAAGTCTCAATACTCACATTataattcacactggagaaaagcctttcacctgccctcagtgtggaaagtgttTCACACTTAAAGGAAACCTTAAGACTCACATGCGGCTTCACAcaggagagaagccttacaagTGTCTTCAGTGCAAGAAAAGTTTCACATATCAAAGAGACCTGAAACGTCATTTGCAAATTCATTCTGAAAATAAATTGCGAGTGTGA
- the LOC131552041 gene encoding zinc finger protein 239-like isoform X2 — protein MEAPARCGNNLKYAVIFAHKELMPLKEESDMLTDMEEKDQYEKHHDFITGDESFSCSQTGNTSSRKIAQKIGTTSYFACFQCGKSFNQHENLQVHLKLHTGEKSYTYPQCGKQDGKFKVHMRFHTGESPFTCQQCGNIFTQKGSLNRHIRIHIGEKPYTCPQCGKSFDQHGNLKVHMRVHTGESPFTCQQCGKSFSRKGNLNYHMRVHTGESPFTCQQCGISFTVKGSLTRHMRIHTGEKPYTCPQCGESFEQHGNLKVHMRIHTGEKPYTCPQCEKSFDQHWNLKVHMRVHTGEKPYKCTQCGKSFDRHGNFKAHVRVHTGEKPYTCAQCGKSFTQKGHLEVHMRIHTGEKPFICQQCGKSFSRKGILDKHMKIHTGEEEFRSTWTS, from the exons atggaggcaccagcgcgatgtggaaacaacttaaaatacgctgtcatttttgctcataaag AACTGATGCCACTGAAAGAGGAGAGTGACATGCTGACTGATATGGAAGAGAAAGATCAATATGAGAAACATCATGATTTCATAACTGGAGATGAATCTTTTAGTTGCTCACAGACTGGAAATACTTCCTCTAGAAAGATAGCTCAAAAGATAGGTACAACAAGTTATTTTGCCTGCTttcagtgtgggaagagtttcaatCAACATGAAAACCTTCAGGTCCACCtaaaacttcacactggagagaagtcTTACACATACCCTCAATGTGGAAAACAAGACGGGAAATTTAAAGTCCACATGAGatttcacactggagagagccCTTTCACCTGTCAACAGTGTGGAAACATATTCACTCAAAAAGGAAGCCTTAACAGGCACATAAGAATTCACattggagagaagccttacacttgccctcagtgtggaaagagttttgatCAACATGGAAACcttaaagtccacatgagagttcacactggagagagccCTTTCACCTGtcaacagtgtggaaaaagtttcagCCGAAAAGGAAACCTTAATtatcacatgagagttcacactggtgAGAGCcctttcacctgccaacagtgtggcaTAAGTTTCACAGTAAAAGGAAGCCTTACCaggcacatgagaattcacactggagagaagccttacacatgccctcagtgtggaGAGAGTTTCGAACAACATGGAAACCTTAAGgtccacatgagaattcacactggagaaaagccttacacatgccctcagtgtgaaaagagttTTGATCAACATTGGAACcttaaagtccacatgagagttcacactggagagaaaccttacaaatgcactcagtgtggaaagagtttcgaTCGACATGGAAACTTTAAAGCCCAcgtgagagttcacactggagagaagccttacacatGCGCTCAGTGTGGTAAGAGTTTCACTCAAAAAGGACACCTTGAagtccacatgagaattcacactggagagaagcctttcatctgccaacaatgtggaaaaagtttcagCCGAAAAGGAATCCTTGACAAGCATATgaaaattcacactggagaggaGGAGTTTAGATCCACATGGACGTCTTAA
- the LOC131552041 gene encoding zinc finger protein 239-like isoform X1 yields MTFIKEESEDMKIEETFRVKQEVTEKQTELMPLKEESDMLTDMEEKDQYEKHHDFITGDESFSCSQTGNTSSRKIAQKIGTTSYFACFQCGKSFNQHENLQVHLKLHTGEKSYTYPQCGKQDGKFKVHMRFHTGESPFTCQQCGNIFTQKGSLNRHIRIHIGEKPYTCPQCGKSFDQHGNLKVHMRVHTGESPFTCQQCGKSFSRKGNLNYHMRVHTGESPFTCQQCGISFTVKGSLTRHMRIHTGEKPYTCPQCGESFEQHGNLKVHMRIHTGEKPYTCPQCEKSFDQHWNLKVHMRVHTGEKPYKCTQCGKSFDRHGNFKAHVRVHTGEKPYTCAQCGKSFTQKGHLEVHMRIHTGEKPFICQQCGKSFSRKGILDKHMKIHTGEEEFRSTWTS; encoded by the exons atgacgtttattaaagaggagagcgAAGACATGAAGATTGAAGAAACTTTCAGAGTGAAACAAGAAGTTACTGAgaaacaaacag AACTGATGCCACTGAAAGAGGAGAGTGACATGCTGACTGATATGGAAGAGAAAGATCAATATGAGAAACATCATGATTTCATAACTGGAGATGAATCTTTTAGTTGCTCACAGACTGGAAATACTTCCTCTAGAAAGATAGCTCAAAAGATAGGTACAACAAGTTATTTTGCCTGCTttcagtgtgggaagagtttcaatCAACATGAAAACCTTCAGGTCCACCtaaaacttcacactggagagaagtcTTACACATACCCTCAATGTGGAAAACAAGACGGGAAATTTAAAGTCCACATGAGatttcacactggagagagccCTTTCACCTGTCAACAGTGTGGAAACATATTCACTCAAAAAGGAAGCCTTAACAGGCACATAAGAATTCACattggagagaagccttacacttgccctcagtgtggaaagagttttgatCAACATGGAAACcttaaagtccacatgagagttcacactggagagagccCTTTCACCTGtcaacagtgtggaaaaagtttcagCCGAAAAGGAAACCTTAATtatcacatgagagttcacactggtgAGAGCcctttcacctgccaacagtgtggcaTAAGTTTCACAGTAAAAGGAAGCCTTACCaggcacatgagaattcacactggagagaagccttacacatgccctcagtgtggaGAGAGTTTCGAACAACATGGAAACCTTAAGgtccacatgagaattcacactggagaaaagccttacacatgccctcagtgtgaaaagagttTTGATCAACATTGGAACcttaaagtccacatgagagttcacactggagagaaaccttacaaatgcactcagtgtggaaagagtttcgaTCGACATGGAAACTTTAAAGCCCAcgtgagagttcacactggagagaagccttacacatGCGCTCAGTGTGGTAAGAGTTTCACTCAAAAAGGACACCTTGAagtccacatgagaattcacactggagagaagcctttcatctgccaacaatgtggaaaaagtttcagCCGAAAAGGAATCCTTGACAAGCATATgaaaattcacactggagaggaGGAGTTTAGATCCACATGGACGTCTTAA
- the LOC131552041 gene encoding zinc finger protein 239-like isoform X3 has protein sequence MPLKEESDMLTDMEEKDQYEKHHDFITGDESFSCSQTGNTSSRKIAQKIGTTSYFACFQCGKSFNQHENLQVHLKLHTGEKSYTYPQCGKQDGKFKVHMRFHTGESPFTCQQCGNIFTQKGSLNRHIRIHIGEKPYTCPQCGKSFDQHGNLKVHMRVHTGESPFTCQQCGKSFSRKGNLNYHMRVHTGESPFTCQQCGISFTVKGSLTRHMRIHTGEKPYTCPQCGESFEQHGNLKVHMRIHTGEKPYTCPQCEKSFDQHWNLKVHMRVHTGEKPYKCTQCGKSFDRHGNFKAHVRVHTGEKPYTCAQCGKSFTQKGHLEVHMRIHTGEKPFICQQCGKSFSRKGILDKHMKIHTGEEEFRSTWTS, from the coding sequence ATGCCACTGAAAGAGGAGAGTGACATGCTGACTGATATGGAAGAGAAAGATCAATATGAGAAACATCATGATTTCATAACTGGAGATGAATCTTTTAGTTGCTCACAGACTGGAAATACTTCCTCTAGAAAGATAGCTCAAAAGATAGGTACAACAAGTTATTTTGCCTGCTttcagtgtgggaagagtttcaatCAACATGAAAACCTTCAGGTCCACCtaaaacttcacactggagagaagtcTTACACATACCCTCAATGTGGAAAACAAGACGGGAAATTTAAAGTCCACATGAGatttcacactggagagagccCTTTCACCTGTCAACAGTGTGGAAACATATTCACTCAAAAAGGAAGCCTTAACAGGCACATAAGAATTCACattggagagaagccttacacttgccctcagtgtggaaagagttttgatCAACATGGAAACcttaaagtccacatgagagttcacactggagagagccCTTTCACCTGtcaacagtgtggaaaaagtttcagCCGAAAAGGAAACCTTAATtatcacatgagagttcacactggtgAGAGCcctttcacctgccaacagtgtggcaTAAGTTTCACAGTAAAAGGAAGCCTTACCaggcacatgagaattcacactggagagaagccttacacatgccctcagtgtggaGAGAGTTTCGAACAACATGGAAACCTTAAGgtccacatgagaattcacactggagaaaagccttacacatgccctcagtgtgaaaagagttTTGATCAACATTGGAACcttaaagtccacatgagagttcacactggagagaaaccttacaaatgcactcagtgtggaaagagtttcgaTCGACATGGAAACTTTAAAGCCCAcgtgagagttcacactggagagaagccttacacatGCGCTCAGTGTGGTAAGAGTTTCACTCAAAAAGGACACCTTGAagtccacatgagaattcacactggagagaagcctttcatctgccaacaatgtggaaaaagtttcagCCGAAAAGGAATCCTTGACAAGCATATgaaaattcacactggagaggaGGAGTTTAGATCCACATGGACGTCTTAA